The following is a genomic window from Babesia bovis T2Bo chromosome 4 map unlocalized Chr4_1, whole genome shotgun sequence.
CGCTTTTGACTGCCGTTCTCTTGCTGCCGAGTATATGAAATGCCGTATAGAGAACAATCTATTGGTTGAAGAACCTTTATCTAATTTTGGTTTCCGTGAGAAGGATATACAACCTTGTCATCAGGAATCTGTTGTGAACACTGCTGTTAGAGGTAACGACTTGATTCCACAGCGTGAAAGTCGTAAAGAAGCTCAGGGATTCATTGCTGGAGAGGCTGTTGTTGACAATTATGCTCGTAATCAATCTGCATTGTCCCGGTTTTTATCAAAGTTCCTGAGTTGAATAAATAGATCCCGTTGGGTGCCAATATAGCTTATCTTACAAAAGCGCATCAAAATGGCACATCCTAGCGATCCTCCATATGATGACCAATGGGAAACTTGGGACTCCTATACTCGATTTAATGTATCCCTTTGTCCGAGTATCAGGCATTTGATATACAGGTTACATACAGCTTCCAACCATAAGTTAAAATTTGCGTTGTCTATGCACATACGTACGTTTGAAGATGACTTGATAGGTTCTGAGGTAGGTTCACATATTAATAGACAAAACTTGCAGCAACTCCGCAACCGGGCCATTATGGCTTTGGAACCTGAATTCCTCGCGCTGCTGCTTAGATCGTCGACAGCCATTGGGAGTTATGGATTGCTAATCATTAAATGTTTGCTTAAAGACACAAGTTCAGCTAGGCACTTGTCTTCACTAGTGCCATACATTGTTGAATTCCTTTCATACCAATTAGAAACCAGTGACTATGACGCTACAACGAATGCAGTTATCAACAAAGTGCACATAACACCGCAGGTATTCAAAACAAAGGTTGTCTCAGATTGCGTCTGCCTTCTGCAATGTTTTAATGAGCTCCTAGGGCCCAGTATGATGAACATTACTATTGACCCAGTGGAGCTCTACGAATCAGTTGATGACCTGTCTAAGGACTTGTTTGACATGTTCTCTGATGTGGAGGGATCTATATCTACCTCTGGCAGGTGCCGCTTATGCCACTTGGAAGAGCTTCGCGAATTTAAGGAGGCATCGATGCTATGCGATGAACAGGAGCGCGATATTGATGCTTTAGCCGTGGCACATTTAGAggaaatagatatatctataGACTCCGCAGGACCTAGTGAGCTACCCGACCAGCTGATTCGATGCGGAGAGTCCATTTTATCGCTATTACCCCAAGTCAACGACACTGAACATGTAACGGAACGGAACTCCTTGTATATAAATTCCCTTAGAAACATTTTAATACTGATTCCTATGGAATACCAAGATACCTTGGTAGCCAAATGCCTTGACTCGAAAAACTTTGACGTCCTTTTGATGCTTATTGATATTTGTATGGGTACTGACTCCATTAGCCCAGGAAACCGAAGGAATATATGCTCTAAAGCGGCACGCCTTCTGGAACTGAAATTGGAAAAGTATCTAAATAATCGATTAATAACGTTTGTGACATACATGTTGGAAACTGATGGCTTATCTGCACTATGTCCCGAGGGATACACTGATACTGACCTCGTCAAGCAACTTTGTTCCATAGTACGTCGTGCTGAAATCGAGATCCACATTGGTATATACGACGTCTGCAGGCAAACAGACGCTAACACTGACTTCAGTGCATCATTTCAATTACTCGAGGCGTTGTTGGTGCGAGTTGCGGAAAGCGAATCGATGTTACCTTCATGTCACGTAGGTTACTAACATATATGTAACAATATTCAGGACCTATTCACGTGTACCCACCGTATAGCTGGTATAGTATTCGACTTTTTCGAGGATGTGGCATCTAAAAATGTGCCCTGTTATCCTGAGTTGATAACGTGTTGTTACCGATTCATTGGCTGCTGGATGACCCTGGAGCCCATGCATCTGTCTTCAACGGTAcgttatattatatataatcacaTTCCGTAGTATCGCAAGAAATTACCCAAAATACTTTCAGTCATCACATGCCGCGATTTCGCATGGTTGCTGCCATCATTGGAGTTTATAGATTCTATAGAGCTTGACTCTATCGACGGCTTGTTCTACATGTACTTAGGCAcgatgtatatatgtttccAAGGAAATGAAGCAGAAACTAGTGAAAGTCAGCTGTCGAGTAGCAGTGCGATATCAATGTGCCACAACTTGGTCCAACAGATGTTCCTAGAAAGTTCACTGGATCCTGCGAAACTTTTCGCTTCATTAGGCAACAAAGGAGACTACAAAATGGCATATAAATTTGCGAATAGCGCTATAATTCTGTTTATGTATAGCCATATTATTGACAAAGGCAATGTCCATTTTAGTCCACGACTACCTCTGGATTTATGCCTTCCTTTACCTGCTGAGTTGAGTGGTTCAACAGCCGGCAAGTCAGGTGCTAAAGACGCCATGTCATTCCTTCAATCGTATTTTATCGCGGAATGCTATAGACTGCTCCCAGAGCTGGATAGTAGTGTTTCAATGATGATCAGAAAGTTGTCA
Proteins encoded in this region:
- a CDS encoding Cytochrome c oxidase assembly protein COX19 domain protein, which translates into the protein MSASHVPRLTAIPPDRGSFPLDHEGLCKDVSERYLRCVKQLRGNAFDCRSLAAEYMKCRIENNLLVEEPLSNFGFREKDIQPCHQESVVNTAVRGNDLIPQRESRKEAQGFIAGEAVVDNYARNQSALSRFLSKFLS